A single window of Hymenobacter sp. APR13 DNA harbors:
- a CDS encoding efflux RND transporter periplasmic adaptor subunit yields MTPVILLGALGGLALWPSHLPEAPTPDSSTLTAYLREPQPATPPLAAGTTVPATVAGRVWEVYFTEGQHVRKGQLLLKVAQKLVSAEHHRLQQQLTQQQQQLASLAAQPAAPATELTATTARVAATERQLAALPAQLSFQFVTAPHDGVMVRRSVAAGDYLSVGAAIGQLAPLPAPPADDTTLLLSSAN; encoded by the coding sequence ATGACGCCCGTCATTCTGCTCGGCGCACTAGGTGGGCTGGCCCTTTGGCCCAGCCACCTGCCCGAGGCCCCCACCCCCGATTCGTCGACCCTTACGGCTTACCTGCGCGAGCCGCAGCCGGCCACTCCGCCCCTAGCGGCAGGCACGACCGTGCCCGCTACCGTGGCCGGGCGGGTCTGGGAAGTGTATTTCACCGAAGGCCAGCACGTGCGCAAAGGCCAGCTGCTGCTGAAAGTAGCGCAGAAGCTCGTTTCGGCGGAGCACCACCGCCTGCAGCAGCAGCTCACCCAGCAGCAGCAGCAACTGGCTTCTCTGGCTGCCCAGCCCGCCGCGCCGGCCACCGAACTGACGGCCACCACCGCCCGCGTGGCCGCCACCGAACGGCAGCTGGCAGCCCTGCCCGCGCAGCTCAGCTTCCAGTTCGTGACGGCCCCGCACGACGGCGTGATGGTGCGCCGCAGCGTGGCCGCCGGCGACTACCTGAGCGTCGGCGCGGCCATCGGGCAGCTGGCGCCGCTGCCCGCCCCACCCGCCGACGACACTACCCTACTGCTTTCCAGCGCCAACTAA
- a CDS encoding Rrf2 family transcriptional regulator produces the protein MNTRFAVATHILAFLAQSSGQPVSSEVLAGSAGTHPVVVRRLMSTLRNAGLVRTQLGAGGGALLARSPESISLLDVYEAMQEPEPDLFAVSSTKPNAHCNLGRVMQHTLEDLLGSAEQAMRQALAAVSVAQLMRELATRIPADCGCPDSA, from the coding sequence ATGAACACCCGCTTCGCTGTCGCAACGCACATTCTGGCTTTCCTGGCGCAAAGCTCCGGGCAGCCGGTATCGTCGGAGGTGCTGGCGGGTAGCGCGGGCACTCACCCGGTGGTGGTGCGCCGCCTGATGAGCACGCTCCGCAACGCCGGCCTGGTACGCACCCAACTGGGGGCCGGCGGCGGTGCTCTGCTGGCCCGTTCGCCCGAAAGCATTTCGCTGCTGGACGTGTACGAAGCCATGCAGGAGCCGGAGCCCGACCTGTTTGCCGTGAGCAGCACCAAGCCCAACGCCCACTGCAACCTGGGCCGGGTGATGCAGCACACGCTCGAAGACCTGCTAGGCAGCGCCGAGCAGGCCATGCGCCAGGCGTTGGCGGCCGTATCGGTGGCGCAGCTGATGCGGGAGCTGGCCACCCGCATCCCCGCCGACTGCGGCTGCCCGGACTCGGCCTAG
- a CDS encoding pirin family protein — protein sequence MRTIKQQHRAVSAPIADLVTYRALPTEAVEHLDPFLFLNHHGPQTYPARNRGLPFGPHPHRGFETVTFILDGDIMHQDSGGHQSIIGPGGIQWMRAGSGLIHSEISSDEFKQTGGPLEILQLWVNLPAQHKMTAPHYVGLQEPQIPTVALDEGRVQVHAVSGNWAGTEGALQPLTDMQLATINFQQGGQLALTIPAERTIFCYVIRGRLRINGQEAAARQLVEFSYDGDEFQAEALTDDCVLLLGHAKPFAEPIVAYGPFVMNTEAEIRQAYQDYQAGKFGVWKG from the coding sequence ATGCGCACCATCAAGCAGCAGCACCGCGCCGTCAGCGCCCCCATTGCCGACCTGGTTACCTACCGGGCCCTGCCCACGGAGGCCGTCGAGCACCTCGACCCGTTTCTGTTCCTCAACCACCACGGCCCCCAGACCTACCCGGCCCGCAACCGCGGCCTGCCCTTTGGCCCCCACCCCCACCGCGGCTTCGAAACGGTGACCTTCATTCTGGACGGCGACATCATGCACCAGGACAGCGGCGGGCACCAGAGCATTATCGGGCCGGGCGGCATTCAGTGGATGCGGGCCGGCAGCGGCCTGATTCACTCGGAAATATCGTCCGACGAGTTCAAGCAGACCGGCGGCCCGCTGGAGATTTTGCAGCTGTGGGTGAACCTGCCGGCGCAGCATAAAATGACCGCGCCGCACTACGTGGGTTTGCAGGAACCGCAAATCCCGACGGTGGCGCTGGACGAAGGCCGCGTGCAGGTGCACGCCGTTTCGGGCAACTGGGCCGGCACCGAGGGCGCCCTGCAGCCTCTCACAGACATGCAGCTGGCCACCATCAACTTCCAACAGGGCGGGCAGCTGGCCCTCACCATTCCGGCCGAGCGCACCATTTTCTGCTACGTTATCCGGGGCCGCCTGCGCATCAACGGGCAGGAAGCCGCGGCGCGCCAGCTGGTGGAGTTCAGCTACGATGGCGACGAGTTCCAGGCCGAGGCCCTTACCGACGACTGCGTGCTGCTGCTGGGCCACGCCAAGCCATTTGCAGAGCCCATCGTAGCCTACGGGCCCTTCGTGATGAACACCGAAGCCGAAATCCGCCAGGCCTACCAAGATTATCAGGCCGGCAAGTTCGGCGTCTGGAAGGGCTAA
- a CDS encoding NADH:flavin oxidoreductase/NADH oxidase: protein MSDLFSPVALRGITLRNRIVISPMCMYSAQDGFANDWHLVHLGSRAVGGASLIIQEATAVSPEGRITPGDLGIWKDEHVPFLRRITDFIKAQGSVAGIQLAHAGRKASHRNPWEGADAILPTEPHGWQTVAPSAEPFIPDEPTPHALSVAEIGQVVADFRAATLRSLEAGYEVIELHAAHGYLLHEFFSPLSNHRQDEYGGSFENRIRLLLEVVEATRAVLPDHLPLLVRVSATDWTEGGWTAADTVRLAGILKDKGVDLLDCSTGGNVPQADIPVGPGYQVEFAEQVRRETGLPTGAVGLITDAQQAEAIIASGQADLVLLARESLRDAYFPLHAAHELGTDIAWPNQYVRAKPRL, encoded by the coding sequence ATGTCTGATCTGTTTTCGCCGGTTGCGCTGCGTGGTATCACGCTCCGCAACCGGATAGTTATTTCGCCCATGTGCATGTACAGCGCCCAGGATGGCTTCGCCAACGACTGGCACCTGGTGCACCTGGGCAGCCGGGCCGTGGGTGGGGCCAGCCTCATCATTCAGGAAGCCACGGCTGTGTCGCCGGAAGGCCGCATCACGCCCGGCGACCTGGGCATCTGGAAAGACGAGCACGTGCCGTTTCTGCGCCGCATCACCGACTTTATCAAGGCCCAGGGAAGCGTGGCCGGCATTCAGCTGGCCCACGCCGGCCGCAAGGCCAGCCACCGCAACCCCTGGGAAGGCGCCGACGCCATCCTGCCCACCGAGCCCCACGGCTGGCAGACGGTAGCGCCCAGCGCCGAGCCCTTCATCCCCGACGAGCCCACGCCCCACGCCCTGAGTGTGGCCGAAATCGGGCAGGTGGTCGCCGACTTCCGCGCGGCCACGCTGCGCTCTTTGGAAGCCGGCTACGAGGTGATTGAGCTGCACGCCGCCCACGGCTACCTGCTGCACGAGTTCTTCTCGCCTTTGAGCAACCACCGCCAGGACGAATACGGCGGCTCCTTCGAAAACCGCATCCGGCTGCTGCTGGAAGTGGTGGAAGCCACCCGGGCCGTACTGCCTGATCACCTGCCGCTGCTGGTGCGCGTGTCGGCCACCGACTGGACCGAGGGCGGCTGGACGGCCGCCGATACCGTGCGGCTGGCCGGCATCCTGAAAGACAAGGGCGTGGATCTGCTGGACTGCTCCACCGGCGGCAACGTACCTCAGGCGGATATTCCCGTGGGTCCCGGCTACCAGGTGGAATTTGCCGAGCAGGTGCGCCGCGAAACCGGCCTGCCCACCGGCGCCGTCGGCCTCATCACGGACGCGCAGCAGGCCGAGGCCATCATTGCCAGCGGCCAAGCCGACCTGGTGCTGCTGGCCCGAGAATCGTTGCGCGACGCCTACTTCCCGCTGCACGCGGCGCACGAACTGGGCACTGATATTGCTTGGCCCAACCAGTACGTGCGGGCTAAGCCGCGGCTGTAG
- a CDS encoding M13 family metallopeptidase: MQHLFVPTRAGAAALLLALAGCATTQPASTSTTPAPPATAVASTTGGRSINPQDVDRSVSPCEDFFRFSGGNWLKNNPIPAYASSWAPRNELNDRTQATLRRILDDAAADRAATPGSNRQKVGDYYAVGMDSVGLEKAGLTYLKPELARIAAVKDRPGLLSEIARQQTLGTGAFFRAGVSPDRKNSSVYAVNMSQGGLGMPDRDHYLKDDARSKTVRTAYITYLTNTFKLLGDPEATAAAKAATVVRVETRLARASKDRVSLRDPYASYNKMTVAEADKQFPNLQPSALLKRNGLGAAQEVIVGQPEFFREVSAVLKEEPLQDLKTYLSWQLVSSVPAALPQAFSDEAFRFAQVQSGAKQQPTRWKRMLAATDGTLGEAFGQLYVDQAFSPAAKQKALDMLANIRESMAEHIQTNTWMSAATKQEALKKLSALRVKIGYPDKWKDYSALNISRESYLKNVLAARQWGYQQNVKKFGGPIDRTEWSMTPPTINAYYSPPMNEIVFPAGYLQPPFFDPEADDAVNYGAIGGVMGHEMTHGFDDSGRQYDSEGNLRDWWTPADAAEFTKRAAVVGTQYSAFSPLDSVYVNGKLTMGENLADFAGLTIVYAALQKQLDKQYGKGNRPLIDGFTPEQRFFLSWAQLRRQNIRPEALRQQILTDPHSPGQYRTIGPLMNMPEFYQAFGCTPGQKMVRPDAERAVIW, translated from the coding sequence ATGCAACACCTTTTTGTTCCTACCCGGGCCGGCGCGGCGGCCCTGCTGCTGGCTCTGGCCGGCTGCGCCACCACCCAGCCCGCCTCCACCAGCACTACGCCCGCGCCTCCGGCCACGGCGGTTGCCTCCACCACCGGCGGCCGCAGCATCAACCCCCAGGATGTGGACCGCTCGGTGTCGCCGTGCGAGGACTTCTTCCGGTTTTCGGGCGGCAACTGGCTGAAAAACAACCCCATTCCGGCCTACGCCAGCAGCTGGGCCCCGCGCAACGAGCTCAACGACCGGACCCAGGCCACCCTGCGCCGCATCCTGGATGATGCCGCCGCCGACCGCGCCGCCACCCCCGGCTCGAACCGCCAGAAAGTGGGCGATTACTACGCCGTCGGCATGGACTCGGTGGGCCTGGAAAAAGCCGGCCTGACCTACCTCAAGCCCGAGCTGGCCCGCATTGCCGCCGTGAAAGACCGGCCCGGCCTGCTCTCGGAAATTGCCCGCCAGCAGACGCTGGGCACCGGCGCGTTCTTCCGGGCCGGCGTGAGTCCGGACCGCAAAAACAGCTCGGTGTACGCCGTAAACATGAGCCAGGGCGGCCTGGGTATGCCCGATCGGGACCACTACCTCAAGGACGACGCCCGCTCCAAAACCGTGCGCACGGCCTACATCACCTACCTCACCAACACCTTCAAGCTGCTCGGCGACCCGGAGGCTACGGCCGCGGCCAAAGCCGCCACAGTGGTGCGCGTGGAAACCCGCCTGGCCCGTGCCAGCAAAGACCGGGTGTCGCTGCGCGACCCGTACGCCAGCTACAACAAGATGACGGTGGCCGAGGCCGACAAGCAGTTCCCGAACCTGCAGCCCTCGGCTTTGCTGAAGCGCAACGGCCTGGGCGCGGCCCAGGAGGTGATTGTAGGCCAGCCCGAGTTTTTCCGGGAAGTCAGCGCGGTGCTGAAAGAGGAGCCGCTGCAGGACCTCAAAACCTACCTGAGCTGGCAGCTGGTATCGTCGGTGCCGGCGGCCCTGCCCCAGGCGTTTAGCGACGAGGCCTTCCGGTTTGCGCAGGTGCAGAGCGGGGCCAAGCAGCAGCCCACCCGCTGGAAACGCATGCTGGCCGCCACCGACGGCACCCTGGGCGAGGCCTTCGGGCAGCTGTACGTGGATCAGGCGTTTTCGCCCGCTGCCAAGCAGAAGGCCCTCGATATGCTGGCCAACATCCGCGAGTCGATGGCTGAGCACATCCAGACCAACACCTGGATGAGCGCCGCCACCAAGCAGGAAGCCCTCAAGAAGCTCAGCGCCCTGCGCGTGAAAATCGGCTACCCCGATAAGTGGAAGGACTATTCGGCGCTGAACATTTCGCGCGAGTCGTACCTGAAAAACGTGCTGGCAGCGCGCCAGTGGGGCTATCAGCAGAACGTGAAGAAGTTCGGCGGACCCATTGACCGCACTGAGTGGAGCATGACGCCGCCCACCATCAATGCGTACTACAGCCCGCCGATGAACGAAATCGTGTTCCCGGCCGGCTACCTGCAGCCGCCGTTCTTCGACCCCGAAGCCGACGATGCGGTAAACTACGGCGCCATTGGCGGGGTGATGGGCCACGAAATGACCCACGGTTTCGACGACTCGGGCCGGCAGTACGACTCGGAAGGCAACCTGCGCGACTGGTGGACGCCGGCCGACGCGGCCGAATTCACGAAGCGCGCCGCCGTGGTGGGCACCCAGTACTCGGCCTTCTCGCCCCTCGACTCGGTGTACGTGAATGGCAAGCTGACCATGGGCGAAAACCTGGCCGACTTTGCCGGCCTCACCATTGTATATGCCGCCCTCCAAAAGCAGCTCGACAAGCAGTACGGCAAAGGCAACCGCCCGCTCATCGACGGCTTCACGCCCGAGCAGCGCTTTTTCCTGAGCTGGGCCCAGCTGCGCCGCCAGAACATCCGCCCCGAAGCCCTGCGCCAGCAAATCCTCACCGACCCCCACTCGCCCGGCCAGTACCGCACCATCGGCCCCCTCATGAACATGCCCGAGTTCTACCAGGCCTTCGGCTGCACGCCCGGCCAGAAAATGGTTCGCCCGGATGCCGAGCGGGCTGTGATTTGGTAG
- a CDS encoding M13 family metallopeptidase, with protein sequence MTPQRTFLLSLGTAAGLALAGCAASTPATTATTPPAATPATADATATAQLGPVLPGVGLDPANIDKSVSPCDDFFQYASGTWLKNNPIPAAESRWSSWNGLINQNEAVMRQILETSAANKTAAKGTNLQKVGDYYATAMDSVAIDKAGLKYLQPELNRINAVKDLRGLQTELVRAQRLQTRSVFGLGVNQDRKKSDEYALYLSQGGLSLPDRDYYLKDDARSKAIRTAYTTYLTNTFKMLGESPAVAAKSAATVLRLETRLAKASKDRVALRDPYANYNKMTVAEAAQKYPNLGLPVMLPALGLSSAKEVIVGQPEFLQEASTALKQEPLGDWKTYLRWHLASSLMSALPQSFGDESFRFQQVLSGAKQQQPRWKRMLRATDGALGEAFGQLYVDKAFAPETKVKAQQMVANIKEAMGEHIRGLEWMSAATKEEALKKLNAFTVKIGYPDKWKDYSALSMSRESYLKNVLAAREWESKDNLSRYGKPIDREVWGMTPPTVNAYYNSSLNEIVFPAGIMQPPFFDPKADDAVNYGGMGAVIGHEITHGFDDRGRQSDAQGNLRDWWTKEDAAEFTKRADMVGAQYSAFQPLDSVFVNGKLTMGENLADFGGLALAYSALEKELQKKYGSNPRPRYDGFTPEQRFFLGWAQVWRTNARPEYIRQQVLTDPHSPAQYRTNGPLMNMPQFYEAFGCKEDAKMVRAQNVRANIW encoded by the coding sequence ATGACCCCACAACGCACCTTCCTGCTCTCCCTGGGCACGGCAGCCGGCCTAGCCCTGGCCGGCTGCGCCGCCAGCACGCCCGCTACCACCGCCACCACGCCACCTGCTGCTACGCCTGCCACGGCTGATGCTACGGCTACGGCCCAGCTCGGCCCCGTGCTGCCCGGCGTTGGCCTTGATCCGGCGAACATCGACAAGTCGGTTTCGCCCTGCGACGACTTCTTTCAGTACGCTTCGGGCACCTGGCTGAAGAACAACCCGATTCCGGCCGCCGAGTCGCGCTGGAGCTCCTGGAACGGGCTCATCAACCAGAACGAGGCCGTGATGCGCCAGATTCTGGAAACCTCGGCCGCCAACAAAACCGCCGCCAAGGGTACCAACCTCCAGAAAGTGGGCGACTACTACGCCACGGCCATGGACTCGGTGGCAATCGACAAAGCCGGCCTGAAGTACCTGCAGCCGGAGCTGAACCGCATCAACGCGGTGAAGGACCTGCGCGGGCTGCAAACCGAGCTGGTGCGCGCCCAGCGCCTGCAAACCCGCTCGGTGTTCGGGCTGGGCGTGAACCAGGACCGCAAAAAGAGCGACGAGTACGCCCTCTACCTCAGCCAGGGCGGTCTGAGCCTGCCCGACCGGGACTATTACCTCAAGGACGACGCCCGCTCGAAAGCCATCCGCACGGCCTACACCACCTACCTCACCAACACCTTTAAGATGCTGGGCGAGAGCCCGGCCGTGGCCGCCAAAAGCGCCGCCACGGTGCTGCGTCTCGAAACCCGGCTCGCCAAAGCCAGCAAGGACCGCGTAGCCCTGCGCGACCCCTACGCCAACTACAACAAGATGACGGTGGCCGAGGCTGCCCAGAAATACCCCAACCTGGGTCTGCCCGTGATGCTGCCCGCATTGGGTCTCAGCTCGGCTAAAGAGGTGATTGTGGGCCAGCCCGAGTTTCTGCAGGAAGCCAGCACCGCCCTCAAGCAGGAGCCCCTCGGCGACTGGAAAACCTATCTGCGCTGGCACCTCGCCTCGTCGCTGATGTCGGCTTTGCCACAGTCGTTTGGCGATGAGTCGTTCCGGTTCCAGCAAGTGCTGAGCGGCGCCAAGCAGCAGCAGCCCCGCTGGAAGCGCATGCTCCGCGCTACGGACGGCGCGCTGGGCGAGGCGTTCGGTCAGCTGTACGTAGACAAGGCCTTCGCGCCCGAAACCAAGGTGAAGGCCCAGCAGATGGTGGCTAACATCAAGGAAGCCATGGGTGAGCATATCCGCGGGCTGGAGTGGATGAGCGCTGCCACCAAGGAGGAAGCCCTCAAGAAGCTCAACGCCTTCACCGTCAAAATCGGCTACCCCGACAAGTGGAAGGACTATTCGGCCCTCTCGATGAGCCGCGAATCGTACCTGAAAAACGTGCTGGCCGCCCGCGAGTGGGAGTCGAAGGACAACCTGAGCCGCTACGGCAAGCCGATTGACCGCGAAGTGTGGGGCATGACGCCGCCCACGGTGAATGCCTACTACAACTCCTCGCTCAACGAAATCGTGTTTCCGGCCGGCATCATGCAGCCCCCGTTCTTCGACCCCAAGGCCGACGACGCGGTGAACTACGGCGGCATGGGCGCGGTTATCGGCCACGAAATCACCCACGGCTTCGACGACCGGGGCCGGCAATCGGATGCCCAGGGCAACCTGCGCGACTGGTGGACCAAGGAAGACGCGGCCGAATTCACGAAACGCGCCGACATGGTGGGCGCCCAGTACTCGGCCTTCCAGCCCCTGGATTCGGTGTTCGTGAACGGCAAGCTCACCATGGGCGAAAACCTGGCCGACTTCGGTGGCCTGGCCCTGGCCTACTCAGCCCTCGAAAAAGAGCTGCAGAAGAAGTACGGCAGCAACCCGCGCCCCCGCTACGACGGCTTCACGCCCGAGCAGCGCTTCTTCCTCGGCTGGGCCCAGGTGTGGCGCACCAACGCCCGCCCCGAATACATCCGCCAGCAGGTCCTCACCGACCCGCACTCCCCGGCCCAGTACCGCACCAACGGCCCGCTCATGAACATGCCCCAGTTCTACGAGGCCTTCGGCTGCAAGGAAGACGCCAAGATGGTCCGCGCCCAGAACGTCCGCGCCAACATCTGGTAG
- a CDS encoding BlaI/MecI/CopY family transcriptional regulator codes for MERLTQPEEEAMRGFWQLGGGFIKEVLELLPEPRPPYTTLASTVRNLERKGYLTSRKLGNTFRFVPSVTAEDYRRRFLGTFVGDYFRNSYKELVSFFAQEQKISPEELQDIIDMIENRKTRP; via the coding sequence ATGGAACGATTAACTCAACCTGAGGAAGAGGCCATGCGGGGCTTCTGGCAGCTTGGCGGCGGCTTCATTAAGGAAGTGCTGGAGTTGCTGCCCGAGCCGCGCCCGCCCTACACCACCCTGGCCTCCACGGTGCGCAACCTGGAGCGTAAAGGCTACCTGACCAGCCGCAAGCTGGGCAACACCTTCCGGTTCGTGCCCAGCGTCACGGCCGAGGATTACCGCCGCCGCTTCCTGGGCACCTTCGTCGGCGACTACTTCCGCAATTCCTATAAGGAGCTGGTGTCGTTCTTCGCCCAGGAGCAGAAAATCAGCCCCGAGGAGCTGCAGGACATCATCGACATGATCGAAAACCGTAAAACCCGGCCCTGA
- a CDS encoding M56 family metallopeptidase produces the protein MPALLLYLLKMQGALLLLLAVYYGLLRRLTFHELNRAYLLAALGLAAVYPVLDLGWLRPAVAPAAPLAAVLPAWAGAAGPAAPAAPGPNYGAWLLAAYSLGAAVLLLQLLVQVASLWRLHRASRPAEAAGVQFRAVMGEVSPFSFGRTIYLNPAHHAPAELPVVLLHEQVHVRQAHTLDVLLGHLHRVLAWASPAAWLWLRATQENLEFIADAAVLRENQLAPQQYQYSLVRLSTLAAGSPLATHFSFITLKNRIRMMNSLPFAPRQLLRYAAVLPIALGLLLTAAATQATPAVVATSTLADTEKPAPISALPPAALRHIVQQYPGYRLIGVSEVRAADGTNLRYKAEIAIGRRPENVLFDAQGQPVAVVEPIYFLDGKRIEKKALDNLNPATIESMNVVKGAATATFGPEASNGVILVFTKQNRNSAEVLAFMKTHSIVLQPASGADARLMENAKQGKPLTAADLNGRLLMVDGREVSPADVQLTPDKLESVFVLDAEHAVKKYGEKGRQGAIVIITK, from the coding sequence ATGCCCGCGCTGCTTCTGTATCTGCTGAAAATGCAGGGGGCGCTGCTGTTGCTGCTGGCCGTCTACTACGGGCTGCTGCGCCGGCTCACGTTTCACGAGCTCAACCGCGCGTATCTGCTGGCGGCGCTGGGGCTGGCGGCCGTCTACCCGGTGCTGGATCTGGGCTGGCTGCGGCCCGCGGTAGCCCCGGCCGCGCCGCTGGCGGCGGTGCTGCCCGCCTGGGCTGGTGCTGCCGGCCCTGCCGCTCCGGCCGCCCCCGGCCCCAACTATGGCGCGTGGCTGCTGGCCGCCTACAGTTTGGGGGCGGCGGTGCTGCTGCTGCAACTGTTGGTGCAGGTTGCCTCACTGTGGCGGCTGCACCGGGCTTCCCGGCCGGCGGAGGCAGCAGGCGTGCAGTTTCGGGCGGTGATGGGGGAGGTGAGTCCGTTTTCGTTTGGGCGGACTATTTACCTCAACCCTGCCCACCACGCGCCAGCCGAGCTGCCAGTGGTCTTGCTCCACGAGCAGGTGCACGTGCGCCAGGCCCACACGCTGGATGTGCTGCTGGGCCACCTGCACCGGGTGCTGGCCTGGGCCAGCCCGGCGGCCTGGCTGTGGCTGCGCGCCACCCAGGAAAACCTGGAGTTCATTGCCGATGCCGCCGTGCTGCGCGAAAACCAGCTGGCCCCGCAACAGTATCAATACAGCCTGGTCCGGCTGAGTACGCTGGCGGCCGGCTCCCCTTTAGCAACCCATTTCTCTTTTATCACCCTTAAAAACCGTATCCGTATGATGAATTCCCTTCCTTTCGCCCCGCGGCAACTGCTACGCTACGCCGCTGTGCTGCCTATAGCGCTGGGCTTGCTCCTGACCGCCGCCGCCACCCAGGCTACTCCTGCTGTGGTAGCAACCAGCACCCTGGCCGATACAGAGAAGCCTGCTCCTATCAGCGCCCTGCCGCCGGCCGCGTTGCGGCACATCGTGCAGCAGTATCCTGGTTACCGGCTGATCGGCGTGTCGGAAGTACGGGCGGCGGATGGCACCAACCTACGCTACAAAGCCGAAATAGCCATTGGCCGCCGGCCGGAAAATGTATTGTTCGATGCTCAGGGCCAGCCGGTGGCGGTGGTTGAGCCGATTTACTTTCTGGATGGCAAGCGCATCGAGAAAAAAGCACTGGATAACCTGAATCCGGCCACTATTGAAAGCATGAACGTGGTGAAAGGCGCCGCTACGGCCACCTTCGGCCCCGAAGCCAGCAATGGCGTAATCCTGGTTTTTACCAAGCAGAACCGGAATTCGGCCGAGGTGCTGGCATTCATGAAAACGCACAGCATCGTGCTGCAGCCCGCTTCCGGCGCCGATGCGCGTCTTATGGAAAACGCCAAGCAAGGCAAGCCATTGACGGCCGCCGACCTGAACGGCCGGCTGCTGATGGTGGATGGCCGCGAAGTGAGTCCGGCCGACGTGCAGCTGACGCCCGACAAGCTGGAGTCAGTGTTTGTGCTGGATGCTGAGCACGCCGTAAAAAAATACGGTGAAAAAGGTCGGCAAGGGGCTATTGTCATCATCACCAAATAA
- a CDS encoding TonB-dependent receptor plug domain-containing protein yields MKLLTVSLRLALRTALLVLPAGVFAQAAPAPAPVQASAPSLYFLDGQPSTQQAINELNRRTIASVNVVKGSEATRIFGEGATGGVMVVVTKRNVSSEAVAEFNRRYNIQPPLVPAPPARP; encoded by the coding sequence ATGAAGCTTCTAACTGTTTCCCTGCGGCTGGCGCTGCGCACGGCCCTGCTGGTGCTGCCGGCCGGCGTATTTGCCCAGGCTGCGCCGGCCCCCGCCCCGGTGCAGGCCAGCGCGCCCAGCCTGTATTTCCTCGACGGTCAGCCTTCCACCCAGCAGGCCATCAACGAGCTCAACCGCCGCACCATTGCCAGCGTGAACGTGGTGAAAGGCTCCGAGGCCACCCGTATTTTTGGCGAAGGCGCTACCGGCGGCGTGATGGTGGTAGTAACCAAGCGCAACGTGAGTTCCGAGGCCGTGGCCGAGTTCAACCGTCGCTACAACATCCAGCCGCCGTTGGTGCCTGCGCCCCCGGCGCGGCCTTAG
- a CDS encoding STAS/SEC14 domain-containing protein, with protein sequence MTSRRQFLVYFENPAGQVLEDPAKLLRIVWRPGLRQLSETQALLTQARLALQRYGWHRILINQTQMVPFTPEEQQWVGAEWLPLATAAGYRHGAIVVSPDVMVRLATAFITTQVQSRPLVYRSFEDESEALAWLQKQ encoded by the coding sequence ATGACAAGCCGGCGACAATTTCTGGTGTATTTCGAAAACCCTGCCGGACAAGTACTTGAGGACCCGGCTAAGCTGCTCCGGATTGTGTGGCGGCCAGGACTGCGGCAGCTCTCCGAAACGCAGGCCCTGCTTACCCAGGCGCGTCTGGCACTGCAACGCTACGGCTGGCACCGGATTCTGATCAACCAGACCCAGATGGTGCCTTTCACACCGGAGGAGCAGCAGTGGGTAGGGGCAGAGTGGCTGCCTTTGGCCACTGCTGCGGGCTACCGGCACGGGGCCATTGTGGTGTCGCCCGACGTGATGGTGCGCCTGGCTACGGCTTTCATCACCACCCAGGTTCAGAGCCGCCCGCTGGTCTACCGCTCGTTTGAAGACGAATCCGAGGCGCTGGCCTGGCTGCAGAAACAGTAA
- a CDS encoding nuclear transport factor 2 family protein gives MSNPLAVVNEYFALVDAFETDAAAYAAVLHPEVVQTEYPNGLYKTLQTRSLTDILHNLRLGRELLQEPHFEVSHTRLCDDGSVQVEGQWQATATSDLGPLLRGQRIIAHLCLIFEFKDGLIFRQRRYPCYEIL, from the coding sequence ATGTCCAACCCGCTTGCTGTTGTCAATGAGTATTTCGCGCTGGTTGATGCGTTTGAAACCGATGCTGCTGCCTACGCCGCCGTGCTGCACCCCGAGGTAGTGCAGACGGAGTACCCCAACGGCCTCTACAAAACCCTGCAGACCCGCTCGCTCACCGATATTCTCCACAACCTGCGCCTGGGCCGCGAGCTGCTGCAGGAGCCCCACTTCGAAGTAAGCCATACCCGCCTCTGCGACGATGGCAGCGTGCAGGTGGAAGGTCAGTGGCAGGCCACCGCCACCAGCGACCTGGGCCCGCTGCTACGCGGCCAGCGCATCATTGCCCACCTCTGCCTGATTTTTGAATTCAAGGATGGCCTGATTTTCCGGCAGCGCCGCTACCCCTGCTACGAAATCCTGTAG